The following coding sequences lie in one Paenibacillus durus ATCC 35681 genomic window:
- a CDS encoding extracellular solute-binding protein — MPIELIEPYTNVEGLNFDLVTVPVWADHPNVAPTAPPQALNISKYSKHKDAAWAVVAYLASEEGQLVRSRDGFVPVTKNQETISQFGASQLEKTGKTFNLTAPFTQVTAKLPEYSVYGPNIIYSGPDFIDNSTSDFMTSDKDIVSFLREMDDKYAAEIKELIGKN, encoded by the coding sequence ATGCCGATTGAACTCATTGAACCTTACACGAATGTGGAAGGACTGAACTTCGATCTGGTAACCGTTCCGGTATGGGCCGACCATCCGAACGTCGCTCCGACAGCTCCGCCGCAGGCGCTCAACATCAGCAAGTACAGTAAACATAAAGACGCAGCATGGGCGGTAGTGGCTTACCTCGCTTCGGAAGAAGGGCAATTGGTTCGCTCCCGCGACGGGTTCGTGCCGGTGACGAAAAATCAGGAAACCATTTCCCAATTCGGCGCATCTCAACTGGAGAAAACCGGAAAAACGTTCAATCTGACCGCTCCGTTTACGCAAGTGACGGCCAAGTTGCCCGAATATTCCGTGTACGGACCTAATATTATCTACAGCGGACCGGACTTTATTGACAACAGCACTAGCGATTTCATGACCTCCGATAAGGATATTGTATCGTTCCTTAGGGAAATGGATGACAAGTATGCCGCTGAAATCAAGGAACTGATCGGCAAAAATTAA
- a CDS encoding DUF5696 domain-containing protein, producing the protein MKFNPAYQRFLIVGAILIAASIATAFIIMKPTTGQVAAANKPAAPSAPAAPAAPVTTTKFDLGTQELFPAASEFRLAAENNVLQLKVHPGSGHFIVVNKETGTVWRSYPNPQGWTNADNAGALKSQLRSPVSVRYVEFNLKQHLLKDTNMLDQQGLIGDFKLTGDGFTLSYLMPKLGFTIPVSVRLKDDYVETTIQDHGLKDGKTAEETALAAAVRKGQKDPNARIASIRLYPFLGAETSGRQQGYLFIPDGPGALLNFQTEQASVGNSIYTERIYGEDWSYSHNNPLSTRQAVRMPVFGIKSGDSAVLAVVGSGAEYGSITAAPSRAFSSYNWATVDNGYRFKFFQPTNSQKTTGIMTYSRSRAGTDRSVRYYFLVHDQADYVGMAGRYRQHLIEEQGMKPLGNKTSGISFKIDLLGADTKKGFIKDSYETFTTTSQAKEMISQLSSMGASQMRITYKGWQQGGISEFGGALPVDPRIGGDEGMREFAELAHSKGFTVMLDGSIYSYNNNGEDGFRKNRDGLRDLGSYVIDYSGLTIAGPKFMERTILSDLESLKKLGVDGLAFGSGIGQQLNSDYNERSPVSRTESKQIQESIIGQTVSVLGAADVSLANFYALKQAAHVFGLSHEYSFDLFVDETVPFAQIALHGLIPYSSGYANLSDNYNKTLLQAIAYGEVPAYLLTYEPSQKLIGTKSSEESYSTCYKDWSGEIAKQYQRFNEALGDVQNQFIVGMRALQAGVTETTYSGGKRIIVNFNDEPYENNGIHVGPGSFAVTEGREPE; encoded by the coding sequence GTGAAGTTTAATCCTGCCTACCAACGCTTCCTGATTGTGGGTGCCATTCTTATCGCAGCTTCGATTGCAACAGCCTTCATCATAATGAAACCAACAACAGGCCAAGTGGCTGCGGCGAACAAACCAGCGGCCCCCTCAGCCCCGGCGGCTCCTGCCGCTCCGGTGACAACGACGAAGTTTGACCTTGGCACACAGGAGCTGTTCCCCGCCGCCAGCGAGTTTCGGCTTGCAGCCGAGAACAATGTATTACAGCTAAAGGTGCATCCGGGCAGCGGGCATTTTATCGTCGTGAACAAGGAAACCGGAACGGTGTGGCGTTCGTACCCGAATCCGCAAGGATGGACAAACGCCGACAATGCGGGGGCGCTAAAGTCCCAGCTCCGCTCGCCGGTCTCGGTCCGTTATGTGGAGTTCAACTTGAAGCAGCATCTGCTTAAAGATACGAACATGCTGGACCAGCAAGGGCTTATCGGCGATTTTAAACTGACGGGAGACGGCTTTACCCTTTCGTACTTGATGCCGAAGCTGGGCTTTACCATTCCGGTGAGCGTCAGGTTGAAGGATGACTATGTGGAGACGACGATTCAAGATCACGGCTTGAAGGACGGGAAGACGGCAGAGGAAACGGCGCTGGCAGCGGCTGTGCGCAAAGGCCAGAAAGACCCGAATGCCCGCATCGCTTCCATTCGCTTATATCCGTTCCTTGGAGCGGAGACATCGGGGCGGCAGCAGGGCTATCTGTTCATTCCGGACGGTCCGGGCGCGCTGCTCAATTTCCAAACCGAGCAGGCGAGCGTAGGAAATTCCATTTATACCGAACGCATCTACGGGGAGGATTGGTCTTACAGCCATAACAATCCGTTATCGACCCGCCAGGCGGTGCGAATGCCGGTCTTCGGCATCAAATCGGGGGACAGCGCCGTTCTGGCTGTAGTCGGCAGCGGCGCGGAATACGGAAGCATTACGGCAGCTCCTTCCAGGGCGTTCAGCTCGTATAACTGGGCGACCGTAGACAACGGCTACCGCTTCAAGTTTTTTCAGCCGACGAACTCGCAGAAGACGACCGGCATTATGACGTACAGCCGTTCACGGGCAGGCACGGACCGGAGCGTCCGTTATTACTTTCTTGTCCATGACCAGGCCGATTATGTCGGCATGGCGGGCCGTTACCGCCAGCATCTGATAGAAGAGCAGGGAATGAAGCCGCTCGGAAATAAAACAAGCGGCATCAGCTTCAAGATCGATTTGCTCGGCGCCGATACGAAGAAGGGCTTCATAAAAGACAGCTACGAGACTTTCACGACGACGTCCCAGGCGAAGGAAATGATCAGCCAATTGAGCAGCATGGGTGCTTCGCAAATGCGGATCACGTACAAAGGCTGGCAGCAGGGCGGAATAAGCGAATTCGGCGGCGCTCTGCCCGTTGACCCGCGGATTGGCGGGGATGAGGGAATGCGGGAATTTGCGGAGCTGGCTCATTCCAAAGGCTTCACGGTTATGCTGGACGGTTCGATCTATTCCTATAACAACAACGGAGAGGACGGATTTCGCAAAAACCGCGACGGCTTGCGGGATCTCGGCTCTTACGTCATTGATTACAGCGGCCTTACGATCGCTGGCCCGAAATTTATGGAGAGAACGATTCTGAGCGATCTGGAAAGCCTCAAGAAGCTTGGTGTAGACGGCCTCGCTTTCGGCAGCGGCATCGGGCAGCAGCTGAACAGCGACTATAACGAGAGGAGTCCGGTATCGCGCACGGAATCCAAGCAGATTCAGGAGAGCATTATCGGGCAGACGGTATCGGTTCTGGGAGCGGCGGACGTGTCGCTGGCGAACTTCTACGCCCTGAAACAAGCGGCTCACGTGTTCGGTCTGTCGCATGAATATTCATTTGATCTGTTCGTCGACGAGACGGTTCCTTTTGCCCAAATTGCCCTGCATGGACTTATTCCGTACTCATCCGGCTACGCGAATCTGAGCGACAATTACAACAAGACGCTGCTGCAGGCGATTGCTTACGGGGAGGTGCCCGCTTACCTGCTCACGTATGAGCCGTCGCAAAAATTAATCGGCACGAAGTCGTCGGAAGAGTCCTATAGCACCTGCTACAAAGACTGGTCGGGCGAAATTGCGAAGCAGTACCAGCGCTTCAACGAAGCTCTGGGCGATGTGCAGAACCAGTTCATCGTTGGCATGCGCGCCCTGCAAGCCGGAGTGACCGAGACGACGTACTCAGGCGGCAAACGGATTATCGTCAATTTTAACGATGAGCCTTATGAGAACAACGGCATTCATGTCGGCCCTGGCAGTTTTGCTGTTACGGAAGGGAGGGAACCCGAATGA
- a CDS encoding cation transporter gives MPTITLNVEGMSCGGCASKVEGAIKDLGAEGKVDLAAKSVTISYEEGKVTVDALKAAIEDKGFDVV, from the coding sequence ATGCCAACGATTACGCTAAATGTTGAAGGAATGTCCTGCGGGGGATGCGCAAGCAAAGTGGAAGGCGCGATTAAAGATCTGGGCGCAGAAGGAAAAGTAGATCTGGCTGCCAAATCCGTTACGATTTCGTACGAAGAAGGAAAAGTAACGGTCGATGCGCTGAAGGCAGCTATCGAAGACAAAGGTTTTGACGTCGTTTAA
- a CDS encoding carbohydrate ABC transporter permease, producing MKRRTAGRHRLAAGGIFWSTLRSLDHTQRFLIVLLTLLGVFMLLPIVYVFNHAFKPLQELFLFPPTFFVHQPTLDNFTELFSFSDQSFIPMTRYILNSLIISAVSTIGMVVFGALCAYPLSKHPFPGRKLIFGLILVSLMVSVEAMGIPRYLVVRQLDIMNTYWGHILPILALPLGVFLLKQFMDQMPDELIEAAKIDGASEFRVFTAIVLPVVSPAVATLIILAFQTAWGNTETSQLFMQDEAMKSWPYFVGSLTTNLANNVARQGAAAAAALILFIPNLIIFLISQRKVIQTMAHSGIK from the coding sequence ATGAAGAGGAGAACGGCCGGACGACACCGGTTGGCCGCAGGGGGCATTTTCTGGAGCACGCTCCGAAGCCTGGACCATACTCAGCGTTTTCTTATCGTGCTGCTTACCCTGCTGGGGGTGTTCATGCTTCTGCCCATCGTTTATGTTTTCAACCATGCCTTCAAGCCGCTGCAGGAGCTGTTTTTGTTCCCGCCGACATTTTTTGTTCATCAGCCGACGCTGGACAACTTCACAGAGCTGTTCAGCTTCTCCGATCAATCATTTATACCGATGACCCGGTATATTCTGAACAGCCTGATCATATCGGCTGTGTCGACGATCGGCATGGTCGTATTCGGAGCACTGTGCGCCTATCCGTTATCCAAGCATCCGTTCCCGGGACGCAAACTCATATTCGGCCTCATTCTCGTGTCGCTGATGGTTTCGGTGGAAGCGATGGGGATTCCCCGTTACCTCGTCGTGAGGCAGCTCGACATTATGAATACGTATTGGGGACATATTCTGCCTATCCTTGCGCTGCCGCTCGGTGTATTTCTGCTCAAGCAATTCATGGACCAGATGCCGGACGAGCTGATCGAAGCGGCCAAGATTGACGGGGCTTCCGAGTTCAGAGTATTCACCGCTATCGTGCTGCCGGTTGTGTCGCCGGCTGTTGCCACCTTGATCATATTGGCTTTTCAGACGGCATGGGGGAATACGGAGACGAGCCAACTGTTCATGCAGGACGAAGCGATGAAGTCGTGGCCGTATTTTGTCGGTTCACTGACGACGAATCTGGCGAACAATGTAGCCCGGCAAGGGGCGGCTGCGGCGGCTGCGCTGATTCTGTTTATTCCTAATCTGATTATCTTTCTGATTTCGCAGCGCAAGGTCATCCAGACGATGGCACATTCGGGCATCAAGTAG
- a CDS encoding RNA-guided endonuclease TnpB family protein, protein MKVVKTLKHPITSHHRMLDATLHVYQEALSFLITVIQEQFIALAPLSTQAVVTAVERLTHRTKHNPNPPYTEFDQRFYKFPSYFRRSAIAEAFGIVKSHHSRFELWQAERQHAQQEGKRFSKKPPTLQDQPQAFPCFYKGNMFIRTSDRAANIKVFHQGDWVWLPITFKGQDLFKRNVWSMKECNPTLVRKGNRYSLHIAYEGEVKLTQAEHSKQRMCAVDLGLTNSAVCSVMDASGTVLARTFINQAKEKDRMRQITGKLKQAQRQSGIGVKPNFWRRMNGLQTHIVHDTAHQILAFAQKHRADVIVMEYLGKMRLPKGTWGAKRLRAKLQFWAKRRIQTKVIEMAHFLGMRVSMVNPANTSALAFDGSGFVQRNTKRDVAVFQTGKTYHADLNASYNIGARYVLRNIHKATSEKMWLSLEAKDPSLAKRTYWTLASLIRVQQALSLQL, encoded by the coding sequence ATGAAGGTGGTCAAAACACTCAAACATCCGATTACGTCTCACCACCGCATGCTGGATGCGACTCTCCATGTGTATCAAGAAGCACTGTCCTTCTTAATTACGGTAATTCAAGAGCAGTTTATCGCCTTGGCACCGTTATCCACCCAAGCGGTGGTGACGGCGGTAGAACGGCTGACTCACCGTACCAAGCATAATCCGAATCCGCCCTACACCGAATTCGATCAACGCTTTTATAAGTTTCCTTCGTACTTCCGCAGAAGCGCCATTGCCGAAGCGTTTGGCATTGTGAAAAGTCATCATTCCCGTTTTGAGCTTTGGCAAGCCGAGCGGCAACACGCCCAGCAAGAAGGGAAACGCTTTTCGAAGAAACCACCGACACTCCAAGATCAGCCTCAGGCGTTCCCTTGCTTCTACAAAGGCAATATGTTCATACGAACCTCCGATAGGGCAGCCAACATCAAGGTATTTCATCAAGGCGATTGGGTCTGGCTCCCTATTACCTTTAAGGGGCAGGACCTATTCAAACGCAACGTGTGGAGCATGAAAGAATGCAACCCAACATTGGTTCGGAAAGGAAATCGCTATTCCCTTCATATCGCCTATGAGGGGGAAGTGAAGTTAACTCAGGCGGAACATTCCAAGCAGCGGATGTGTGCCGTGGATTTGGGATTAACGAATTCCGCAGTCTGTTCCGTGATGGACGCAAGCGGCACTGTCTTGGCGAGGACCTTTATCAACCAAGCCAAAGAAAAAGATCGGATGCGTCAAATCACAGGCAAACTGAAACAAGCCCAGCGTCAATCCGGTATAGGCGTAAAACCGAATTTCTGGCGGCGGATGAACGGCTTACAGACGCATATCGTCCACGATACCGCACATCAAATCCTCGCCTTTGCCCAAAAGCACCGCGCAGATGTTATTGTCATGGAGTATTTAGGCAAGATGCGTCTGCCTAAAGGAACATGGGGAGCCAAGCGGCTTCGTGCCAAACTCCAGTTTTGGGCCAAACGGCGCATCCAGACGAAAGTGATCGAAATGGCGCATTTCCTGGGGATGCGGGTTTCCATGGTCAACCCTGCAAATACCAGCGCACTTGCTTTTGACGGCAGTGGATTTGTACAACGCAACACGAAGCGGGATGTTGCTGTATTCCAAACAGGCAAAACGTATCACGCGGACCTTAATGCCTCATATAACATCGGCGCACGATACGTGCTGCGCAATATACACAAAGCCACATCTGAAAAGATGTGGTTGTCCTTGGAGGCAAAAGACCCTTCATTGGCAAAACGAACGTATTGGACGTTGGCTTCCCTCATTAGGGTGCAACAGGCGTTGAGCCTTCAATTATGA
- a CDS encoding carbohydrate ABC transporter permease, which yields MMKNRTMKRPRNFEALPFVGPWVLGFLLFMAFPIGFSVYMSFHKVSVLPTRFKYEFLGLRYYKEILFGSSALYDELIPFFQEIAIMVPVILVFSLFIAILLNQEFPGRVLFRVVFFLPIIFTSGSILTEFVNQGQGSLGFMDRFEVGGYLDLFLGNSSWAGPVKDVLNRFVLVLWYSGVQILIFLAGRQTISKSAYESARIDGASPWEVFWKITLPAMSPFILLNLIYSVVDMFTFPYNPIIQLITTGNYGYNSALALIYFFIIVIFLGIMLLLYSRVNKNAARAWKF from the coding sequence ATGATGAAAAACAGAACGATGAAGCGGCCCCGCAACTTTGAAGCGCTGCCGTTCGTTGGCCCGTGGGTGCTCGGTTTTCTGCTCTTTATGGCGTTCCCGATCGGCTTCTCGGTCTACATGAGCTTCCATAAAGTATCCGTTCTGCCGACGAGATTCAAGTACGAGTTTCTCGGACTCCGTTATTACAAGGAAATCCTGTTCGGCAGCTCTGCCTTATACGACGAGCTGATTCCATTCTTCCAGGAGATCGCGATTATGGTACCGGTCATTCTCGTCTTCTCGTTGTTCATTGCGATTCTGCTCAATCAGGAATTTCCGGGCCGTGTCCTATTCCGTGTCGTGTTTTTCCTCCCGATCATCTTCACCTCCGGCTCGATTCTGACCGAGTTCGTCAACCAGGGCCAAGGATCGCTCGGATTTATGGATCGCTTTGAGGTAGGCGGCTATCTGGACCTTTTTCTAGGGAACAGTTCCTGGGCAGGCCCGGTGAAAGATGTGCTGAACCGGTTCGTGCTTGTGCTCTGGTATTCCGGGGTGCAAATTCTGATCTTCCTGGCCGGACGCCAGACGATCTCCAAATCGGCTTACGAATCGGCGCGGATCGACGGGGCGTCGCCCTGGGAAGTATTCTGGAAAATCACGCTGCCGGCGATGTCGCCCTTCATTTTGCTGAATCTGATTTACTCGGTCGTGGATATGTTTACCTTCCCGTACAATCCGATCATTCAACTGATTACGACGGGCAATTACGGATACAACAGCGCGCTGGCGTTAATTTACTTTTTCATTATTGTCATCTTTCTGGGCATCATGCTGCTCTTGTATTCGCGGGTTAATAAAAACGCGGCCAGAGCCTGGAAGTTCTGA
- a CDS encoding YIP1 family protein, translating to MRKAARIKLSLFLGLAVMIAVWLSPDAHAQPPYETYSLDGYGHIIRTPAAYYPEKVIADDINVIKEEKGIVTRTYSPLRRPQDLFIDKHDQIYIADTDNNRIVHLDAKGAFVRAITVPKSPLNKPQGVFVTAEGTIYIADTGNKRVVKLDEDGRLLQVFGRPKSSYMNDSFLFEPINMVVDKRGFLYIISSGSYQGVVQLDPQGNWFGFYGTNTTEVSLMDIIRRTFYSQEQLSRQVRTLPAAIRNIFIDDEGFIYTVSGTEREQVKKLNIRGENAWKNKNFSNRIGSQTGSADDGTGSAAKSQLTDITVSPDGSVIAIDKTSNTVSQYSADGELQFAWSGRIVAGQPQLGISQSPVSIASNSKKELYVLDDSQNLIHVLKPTEFGAAIGTAASLTREGKYEESEARWKDVLRQNALYSPAYQELAQIAYNKGDYTKAMELYKMAGDAGGYSDSFWQIRLKWFQSNFSFIANSIVGLGLALWLISRLRKKHRGPRPDRPGRWWKRNVLLGQLWHAVYMIKHPIDGFGDLRYKNKGSYVSAFILLTLTAGVLLVKQYGTSFSFLPVPAEWRSSTFVYVFLFTWLSWVVCNYLIGTIKQGEARFKDVFIGNSYCLFPVVLLGLPLALLSNVMTLNELSIYSFFDSSVYIWCALLFFWNIQEVQNYSVGETIVSIVLTAVAMVIMWVLISIVVGLTSELRGFVYSIYQEVSM from the coding sequence ATGAGAAAGGCTGCAAGAATTAAGTTATCGCTGTTTCTTGGACTGGCCGTAATGATCGCGGTTTGGCTCTCGCCTGATGCCCATGCACAGCCGCCCTACGAAACGTACAGCTTGGACGGTTACGGTCATATCATCCGGACTCCGGCGGCGTATTACCCGGAGAAAGTTATCGCTGACGATATTAATGTCATTAAGGAAGAGAAAGGCATTGTAACGCGAACGTATTCGCCTCTTCGAAGGCCGCAGGATCTGTTCATTGACAAGCACGATCAAATCTACATTGCCGATACCGACAATAACCGGATTGTGCATCTGGATGCGAAGGGCGCTTTTGTTAGAGCGATCACCGTACCGAAAAGTCCGCTTAACAAGCCGCAAGGGGTATTCGTAACGGCGGAAGGAACCATTTATATTGCAGATACCGGCAACAAGCGGGTGGTGAAGCTGGATGAGGACGGCCGGCTGCTGCAAGTGTTCGGGCGTCCGAAGTCAAGCTACATGAACGACTCCTTCCTGTTTGAGCCGATTAATATGGTTGTCGATAAACGCGGATTTCTGTACATCATTTCAAGCGGCAGCTACCAAGGCGTCGTTCAATTGGACCCGCAGGGCAATTGGTTCGGATTCTACGGCACGAATACGACCGAAGTGAGCCTGATGGATATCATCCGCAGAACGTTCTATTCGCAAGAACAACTGAGCAGGCAGGTACGGACGCTGCCGGCGGCGATCCGCAACATCTTCATTGACGATGAAGGCTTCATCTATACCGTGTCCGGCACGGAGAGAGAACAGGTCAAGAAGCTGAATATTCGTGGAGAAAATGCATGGAAAAACAAAAACTTCTCGAACCGGATAGGCAGCCAGACCGGCAGCGCCGACGACGGCACCGGTTCGGCAGCAAAATCGCAGCTGACGGACATAACCGTTAGCCCAGACGGCAGCGTCATTGCCATTGACAAGACGTCCAATACCGTCAGCCAGTACAGCGCGGACGGCGAGCTGCAATTTGCATGGAGCGGCCGGATTGTTGCAGGCCAGCCGCAGCTTGGCATCAGCCAAAGCCCGGTATCCATCGCCTCCAACTCGAAAAAGGAGCTGTACGTGCTGGACGATTCGCAAAACCTGATACATGTGCTGAAGCCTACCGAATTTGGCGCTGCCATCGGCACGGCGGCAAGCTTGACCCGGGAAGGCAAATATGAGGAGAGCGAAGCCCGCTGGAAGGACGTATTGCGGCAGAACGCCCTCTATTCTCCCGCTTATCAGGAGCTTGCACAGATTGCGTATAACAAGGGCGATTACACCAAAGCGATGGAGCTGTACAAAATGGCAGGCGATGCAGGCGGATACTCGGATTCCTTCTGGCAAATCCGCTTGAAATGGTTTCAGTCCAATTTCTCGTTCATCGCCAATTCGATTGTCGGCTTAGGGCTGGCCCTTTGGCTGATCTCCAGGCTGAGGAAGAAGCATCGCGGCCCGAGGCCGGACAGGCCGGGGCGCTGGTGGAAGCGCAATGTGCTGCTAGGCCAATTATGGCACGCCGTTTATATGATCAAGCATCCGATTGACGGATTCGGCGATCTCAGATACAAGAACAAAGGCAGCTATGTCAGTGCGTTCATCTTATTGACGCTGACGGCCGGCGTGCTGCTGGTCAAGCAGTACGGGACCAGCTTCTCCTTCCTGCCGGTGCCTGCGGAGTGGCGCAGCAGCACATTCGTATATGTGTTTTTGTTCACCTGGCTGTCCTGGGTTGTCTGCAATTACCTGATTGGGACGATCAAGCAGGGCGAAGCCCGCTTCAAGGATGTGTTCATCGGCAACAGCTACTGTCTGTTCCCGGTTGTGCTGCTGGGACTGCCCCTGGCTTTACTGTCCAACGTGATGACGTTGAACGAGCTGTCGATTTACAGCTTCTTCGATTCGTCGGTGTACATCTGGTGCGCGCTGCTGTTCTTCTGGAACATCCAGGAGGTGCAAAATTACAGCGTGGGCGAGACGATTGTGAGCATTGTTCTTACGGCGGTGGCGATGGTCATTATGTGGGTGCTTATCTCCATCGTTGTCGGTCTTACGTCCGAACTCCGGGGGTTTGTCTATTCTATCTATCAGGAGGTCTCGATGTGA
- a CDS encoding ABC transporter substrate-binding protein codes for MNKINKGVIPVLVLLMVLLSACSSSGSNRAANTASDTNPTASPQAQTTPAADTAAADPITYTGEPVTLKIMYGAAPEWWELIRKSIEDKFPNIKVEQTKQRYNSKNLEELFAKGESLDLFVAQDYQLAKNFDMTEPIDDKIAASKYDLSIYRDGIIDNLRSRDPEGKNQLYGLPISEKRYGLFYNKSIFDKFGAEYPKDGMTIDQTLELAQKVTGERDGVKYKGLTIPFYSFMFTQFGVSGTDPKTGEVLFSKEPAFRQYFEMMDKYKHIPGMIDTSDTEYSFDTE; via the coding sequence ATGAACAAGATAAATAAAGGCGTTATTCCAGTGTTAGTTTTATTGATGGTATTATTGTCCGCCTGCTCCTCGAGCGGCTCGAACAGGGCTGCGAACACAGCTTCGGATACGAATCCGACAGCCAGCCCGCAAGCGCAAACTACTCCGGCGGCGGATACTGCCGCTGCGGACCCGATCACTTATACGGGCGAACCGGTTACGCTTAAAATCATGTACGGGGCAGCTCCCGAATGGTGGGAATTGATCCGCAAAAGCATCGAAGACAAATTCCCGAATATTAAAGTCGAACAAACGAAGCAGCGCTATAACTCCAAGAATTTGGAAGAATTGTTTGCCAAGGGCGAATCCCTTGACCTATTTGTCGCTCAGGATTATCAACTGGCCAAAAACTTTGATATGACCGAGCCGATAGATGACAAAATTGCCGCCAGCAAATACGACTTGTCCATCTACCGCGATGGCATTATCGATAATCTTCGTTCCCGCGATCCGGAAGGGAAGAATCAACTGTACGGCCTGCCGATCTCGGAAAAAAGGTACGGCCTCTTTTACAATAAAAGCATCTTCGATAAGTTTGGCGCCGAATATCCGAAAGACGGCATGACGATCGACCAGACGCTGGAACTGGCTCAGAAAGTGACCGGCGAGCGGGACGGAGTGAAATATAAAGGACTGACTATTCCGTTCTATTCATTCATGTTCACCCAGTTTGGCGTTAGCGGCACCGATCCTAAGACGGGCGAAGTGCTGTTCTCGAAAGAGCCGGCGTTCAGGCAATACTTCGAGATGATGGACAAGTATAAGCACATTCCGGGCATGATTGATACGAGCGATACGGAATACAGCTTCGATACCGAATAA
- a CDS encoding carbohydrate ABC transporter permease: MRTESKLWLNKRSKGGRIWDRLSRLKVTDIRYLFFGREINRGLLFKLLIYWVLVITAYIYLNPILKMLVKMVMSKDDMLDPAVEWIPREIYWGHLADAAQSLMYGKSVLISITVSAVVALFHVITCGMMGYSLARMNFPGKSVLLVMLVLAFIIPPQVTVLPLIIMYTKLGLQNHLISLILPSVFGFGIKGSLFVIIFRQFYMTQPVEMEEAAKIDGAGAFKFYWKIMFPLAKPSIFVVSIFSFIWTWNDTYYPNIFLSVTDNVPLALQMARMDEDLKTILDSEEMLLLLMEGIKMAASFLVILPPLIIFFLAQRYFVKSVERSGFID; encoded by the coding sequence ATGCGTACGGAAAGCAAGCTTTGGCTGAATAAACGCAGCAAGGGCGGCCGAATTTGGGACCGATTGTCCCGTTTGAAGGTGACCGATATCCGCTACCTCTTTTTCGGACGGGAAATTAACCGGGGGCTGCTGTTTAAGCTGCTCATTTATTGGGTGCTCGTCATAACGGCCTATATTTACCTGAACCCGATTCTGAAAATGCTGGTCAAGATGGTCATGAGCAAGGATGACATGCTGGACCCGGCGGTGGAGTGGATTCCGCGCGAAATCTATTGGGGACACCTGGCCGATGCCGCGCAATCGCTTATGTACGGCAAGTCCGTTCTGATCAGCATTACGGTGTCCGCAGTCGTGGCGCTGTTTCATGTCATTACATGCGGCATGATGGGCTACTCTCTAGCGAGAATGAATTTTCCCGGAAAAAGCGTCCTGCTGGTCATGCTCGTGCTGGCCTTCATCATTCCGCCGCAAGTGACCGTATTGCCGCTCATTATCATGTACACGAAGCTTGGATTACAAAATCATCTCATTTCGCTCATCCTTCCTTCGGTGTTCGGTTTCGGCATTAAAGGGTCGCTGTTCGTCATTATTTTCCGGCAATTCTATATGACCCAACCGGTGGAAATGGAGGAGGCGGCCAAAATCGACGGTGCGGGGGCGTTCAAGTTTTATTGGAAAATTATGTTCCCGCTCGCGAAACCGTCCATCTTCGTCGTTTCCATCTTCTCGTTCATCTGGACGTGGAATGACACGTATTATCCGAACATCTTTTTGTCGGTCACGGACAACGTTCCGCTGGCCCTGCAGATGGCGAGGATGGATGAAGACTTGAAAACGATACTGGACAGCGAGGAAATGCTGCTTCTGCTCATGGAGGGGATCAAGATGGCCGCGAGTTTCCTGGTTATCCTGCCGCCGCTTATTATTTTTTTCCTGGCGCAGCGGTATTTCGTGAAGAGCGTCGAGCGGTCAGGCTTTATTGATTAA